The DNA segment CGGCACGCGGCTGGCAGAACTCGTTGGCGGCGAAAAGCATGCCGTCACGCTCGAACACCTGGCGCGGCGCCGCGTAATAGATCTCCGGCAGCGGAATGTCCTCACGGGCGATGTATTGCCAGATGTCCAGCTCGGTCCAGTTGGACAGTGGGAAAACCCGGATGCTCTCGCCCTGGTGGACCCGGCCGTTGTAGAGGTTCCACAGCTCCGGGCGCTGGTTTTTCGGGTCCCACTGGCCGAAATCGTCGCGGAAGGAGAAGACGCGCTCCTTCGCGCGCGCCTTCTCCTCGTCGCGGCGAGCACCGCCGAACAGCGCGTCGAACTTGTGTTTTTCCACCGCGTCAAGCAAAACCGGCGTCTGAGCGCGGTTGCGTGAGCCGTTGGGCTCCTCCACCGCGATGCCGCGATCGATGCCCTCCTGGACGCTCGCGACGATCAGCTGGACGCCGAGCTCGCGTACCCG comes from the Fodinicola acaciae genome and includes:
- the cysD gene encoding sulfate adenylyltransferase subunit CysD — its product is MRADYRLSQLDVLEAESIHIIREVAAVMQRPCLLFSGGKDSITMLRLAQKAFWPAPIPFPVMHVDTGHNFAEVLEYRDRRVRELGVQLIVASVQEGIDRGIAVEEPNGSRNRAQTPVLLDAVEKHKFDALFGGARRDEEKARAKERVFSFRDDFGQWDPKNQRPELWNLYNGRVHQGESIRVFPLSNWTELDIWQYIAREDIPLPEIYYAAPRQVFERDGMLFAANEFCQPRAGETVRTETVRYRTVGDATLTAAVRSDADTVAKIIDEIATTRITERGATRGDDKFSESAMEDRKREGYF